TACAGATCGCGTCGATCAGTCGCTCTTCGTACTCGATCTGGCCTTTGTAAGCCTCGGCGGCGTCGCGAGCGGCCTGGAAGAAGAGGCCGTCCGTAAACTTCATGATGTTGGCCTTGGAGACTGCGGTTACCTTGCGTCGATTGTTGGCAACAGCATAATCAAAGGCGAACTTGACGATGCGATAGGCACCCTCGTAGGAGATTGGCTTGATGGAGATGGCGGCGCCTTCTCGAATCTTGCCCTTGCCCATCGCAACGATCTGATCGGCTTCGGGCGTATTGCGGTCGAACTCAACCCCGGCGTAGAGGTCCTCGGTGTTTTCGCGGACGATGACCAGGTCCACGTCGCTGTATCGGCTCCGTACTCCTGGGTAGCTTTTGCAGGGCCGCAAGCAGGCAAACAGTCCAAGTTCTTGGCGAAGCGCGACGTTGACGGAGCGGAATCCCGAGCCGATGGGGGTGGTGATGGGGCCTTTGAGCGCGACCTTGCGCTCGCGGATCGATTCTAAAACGCGGGGCGGCAACGGCGTGCCGTATTTGGCCATGGCGTCCTCGCCCGCTTCGACCTCGTCCCATTCTATATCGACGCCGGTGGCGGCCATCACTCTTTTGGTCGCTTCGACGATTTCTGGCCCGGTGCCGTCCCCTGTGATCAACGTTGCCTGATAGCTCAAAATTGCGCCTCCGTGAAGGTGAATTGCGGTTAGGGATTCTACCTGAGGACGGTATCGGCGATGCGTTTGGCCGCCTGCCCGTCGCCATAGGGATTGACGGCCCGGGCCATGGCGGCATAGGCGTCGCTGTCAGTCAGCAAGCGCTTTGCCTCCTGGACGATCCGTTCGGTGTCGGTTCCGACCAACTTGGCCACGCCCGCCTCTACGCCTTCTGGGCGTTCGGTCGTCTCGCGCATTACGAGAACGGGCACGCCGAAACTGGGCGCTTCTTCTTGCACGCCGCCGCTGTCTGTCAGGATGAGGTCGGCGCGTTTCATAATTTGGGTAAAAGGAGCGTATTCTGCGGGTTCTGTCAGGACGACACGATCCATGCCTTCCAGTCGACTTTTAAGCGCCTCGCGCACGGTCGGGTTGCGATGCATCGGGACAAAGACGAGCAGGTCGTCGAACTGTGTTGAAAGTTGTGCTACAGCGTCCGCGATTCTCGCCATCGGTTCGCCCCAGTTTTCTCGCCGGTGGGCGGTTACCAATAACAGACGCCCCGGCCAATCGATGGCGCGGTTCTGCTCGTCGTCCATCTTGCAGGGTTGCCGAGCAATCCAGAGGGCAGCGTCGATACCCGTGTTGCCCGTTACCCAAATCTGGTCGTCGTTAACGCCCTCGTT
Above is a window of Armatimonadota bacterium DNA encoding:
- a CDS encoding isocitrate/isopropylmalate dehydrogenase family protein, whose translation is MSYQATLITGDGTGPEIVEATKRVMAATGVDIEWDEVEAGEDAMAKYGTPLPPRVLESIRERKVALKGPITTPIGSGFRSVNVALRQELGLFACLRPCKSYPGVRSRYSDVDLVIVRENTEDLYAGVEFDRNTPEADQIVAMGKGKIREGAAISIKPISYEGAYRIVKFAFDYAVANNRRKVTAVSKANIMKFTDGLFFQAARDAAEAYKGQIEYEERLIDAICMQLVMRPEEFDVIALPNLYGDILSDLCAGLVGGLGVAPGANFGDDTALFEAVHGSAPKYKGQNKVNPTAVILSGMLMLKHLGEESAANRLESAVAQVIREGKRVTYDMKADRNDPTAVGTSEMADEIIRVLQS
- the wecB gene encoding UDP-N-acetylglucosamine 2-epimerase (non-hydrolyzing), translated to MAPVILELQSRPGVQTICLSTGQHREMLDQVMTMFRIKPDIDLNIMQHGQTLAQTACRALEGIDQAIAEHQPDIVLAQGDTTTTFAASLAAFYRQTTFGHVEAGLRTGNKRDPFPEEMNRLMTGLTADLHFAPTRLARQNLLNEGVNDDQIWVTGNTGIDAALWIARQPCKMDDEQNRAIDWPGRLLLVTAHRRENWGEPMARIADAVAQLSTQFDDLLVFVPMHRNPTVREALKSRLEGMDRVVLTEPAEYAPFTQIMKRADLILTDSGGVQEEAPSFGVPVLVMRETTERPEGVEAGVAKLVGTDTERIVQEAKRLLTDSDAYAAMARAVNPYGDGQAAKRIADTVLR